The following proteins are co-located in the Terriglobia bacterium genome:
- a CDS encoding acetylxylan esterase yields MTQRGWLKTIPLLGLIAAAMLAAHSFPTHVVMSSQQDRQRVMDQLKITLFPSGPGAYLASTYDESTANPYPNLPDPLTFNDGSKVKTPAQWRKRRAEIVELFDREVYGRRPKNIPKVTWTVASTTEDKAGSIPVITKQLIGRVDNAGYPELNVTILATLSTPKNAAKPVPVVLMFGGGGRAPEGVPTTTLCTLPGAAPQGRGAGGPPPAALAGRGAPPANPNAPPSAQEQIAKRGWGYASVSTASIQADNGQGLTCGIIGLFNKGQPRSLDDWGVLSAWGWGMSKVLDYFETDKAVDAKKVAVQGHSRDGKAALVALAYDERFLTGFISSSGQSGAKLHRRKYGEAIENIAATNEYHWMAGNYLKYAGRWDTLPVDSHELVALVAPRPVFLSTGKGPDLNPDGTVKLMATGDPRFQASRGPIGQQAESINDAWVDPKGTFLAGVGAGPVYRLLGKKDLGTTEFPQIETAVVTGDIGFRQHSSGHTPGPNWPVFLEFATRYFN; encoded by the coding sequence ATGACTCAACGAGGGTGGCTGAAAACGATTCCATTGCTGGGCCTGATCGCAGCGGCGATGCTGGCCGCGCACTCCTTTCCCACGCATGTCGTGATGAGCAGCCAGCAGGACCGGCAGCGTGTCATGGATCAATTGAAGATCACGCTGTTCCCGAGCGGGCCGGGCGCTTACCTCGCATCGACATATGATGAAAGCACCGCGAATCCATATCCGAACTTGCCGGACCCGCTGACCTTCAACGACGGCTCCAAGGTGAAGACGCCGGCGCAGTGGCGCAAACGCCGCGCGGAGATTGTCGAATTGTTCGATCGCGAGGTCTACGGCCGGAGGCCGAAAAACATTCCGAAAGTAACTTGGACTGTGGCAAGTACGACCGAAGATAAGGCCGGCAGTATTCCGGTGATCACGAAACAACTCATCGGCCGAGTCGATAACGCCGGTTATCCCGAGTTGAACGTCACGATCCTAGCCACGCTCAGCACGCCGAAGAACGCGGCGAAACCGGTTCCGGTTGTCCTGATGTTCGGAGGCGGTGGCCGCGCGCCCGAAGGAGTTCCAACAACGACGCTCTGCACCCTCCCCGGCGCCGCTCCGCAAGGACGAGGCGCGGGCGGGCCGCCTCCGGCAGCACTTGCCGGCCGCGGCGCTCCGCCCGCGAATCCGAATGCGCCGCCGTCGGCGCAGGAACAGATCGCGAAGCGTGGATGGGGCTATGCCAGCGTGTCGACTGCCAGCATTCAGGCCGACAACGGCCAGGGACTGACGTGCGGCATCATCGGCCTGTTTAATAAAGGACAGCCGCGCAGTCTCGACGATTGGGGCGTCCTTTCCGCCTGGGGCTGGGGCATGAGCAAAGTGCTCGACTATTTCGAAACGGACAAAGCGGTCGATGCGAAGAAAGTCGCTGTGCAAGGCCATTCGCGCGACGGCAAGGCGGCGCTGGTGGCGCTCGCCTATGACGAGCGCTTCCTCACCGGCTTCATCAGCTCTTCAGGCCAGAGCGGCGCAAAACTCCATCGCCGCAAGTACGGCGAAGCGATCGAAAATATTGCCGCAACCAACGAGTATCACTGGATGGCCGGCAACTACCTGAAATATGCCGGACGCTGGGACACCCTTCCGGTGGACTCTCACGAACTTGTTGCCTTGGTCGCGCCTCGGCCCGTATTCCTGAGCACCGGCAAGGGACCGGATTTGAATCCGGACGGGACGGTGAAGCTGATGGCCACCGGCGACCCGCGCTTCCAGGCGAGCCGCGGACCCATCGGGCAGCAGGCGGAAAGCATCAACGATGCGTGGGTCGATCCTAAAGGCACGTTTCTCGCCGGCGTCGGCGCGGGGCCGGTGTACCGGCTGCTGGGAAAGAAGGACCTCGGGACAACCGAGTTTCCGCAGATCGAAACCGCAGTCGTGACGGGAGATATCGGGTTCCGCCAGCATTCATCCGGACATACGCCGGGTCCGAACTGGCCGGTGTTCCTGGAGTTCGCGACGCGCTACTTCAACTGA